The Caulifigura coniformis genome includes a region encoding these proteins:
- a CDS encoding right-handed parallel beta-helix repeat-containing protein, translating into MKHLLALLFLLPFAPSSSLSAADTLYAPAWAKITPKRSFRHTNPKPESLVKTIADLKPGDELVIAAGTYSVGPMWDLRISGTAEAPIWITADDDSVVIFTRADVKQNVLNIGQGEPVQYVCLRGIELTGGSHGLRLGQCSHVWIDRCHIHHTGGVCLSANSADTDHLFLTNNHIHHGSGHAEGMYLGANNGDHIMSESVIARNHVHDCYGDQGDGIEVKQGSWGNLIAENDVHDTNYPCITVYGTAGKPVNVIERNLCRRSADNAMQVQGEAIVRNNVLIGAKGSAFTSTDHQGKTLNLQVVHNTIINMGRAFSGGSWNDREGMVLANNVIYSRDKEALHFANGRAGITFAGNIIFDAGRKLGGVPGRGLEDFTNLSWDTTAANAKPTATAPFDHADPRYLLETDYHGAKRTSPTSGAISR; encoded by the coding sequence ATGAAACACCTCCTCGCGCTCTTGTTCCTGCTCCCCTTCGCGCCGTCCTCTTCGCTCTCCGCGGCCGACACCCTTTACGCCCCCGCCTGGGCCAAAATCACCCCCAAACGCTCCTTCCGACACACCAACCCGAAGCCCGAATCCCTTGTCAAAACGATCGCCGATCTCAAGCCCGGCGATGAACTCGTCATTGCCGCCGGGACCTACAGCGTCGGCCCGATGTGGGACCTACGGATCAGCGGCACCGCTGAGGCCCCGATCTGGATCACGGCCGACGACGACTCCGTCGTCATCTTCACGCGTGCCGACGTAAAGCAGAACGTCCTCAACATCGGCCAGGGGGAGCCCGTCCAGTACGTCTGCCTCCGCGGCATCGAACTGACCGGCGGCAGCCACGGCTTGCGTCTCGGCCAGTGCAGCCACGTCTGGATCGACCGCTGCCACATTCACCACACCGGCGGAGTCTGCCTCAGCGCCAACAGTGCCGACACTGATCACCTCTTCCTCACCAATAACCACATCCACCACGGCAGCGGTCACGCGGAAGGGATGTACCTGGGCGCCAACAACGGCGACCACATCATGAGCGAGAGCGTGATCGCCAGGAATCACGTCCACGACTGCTACGGCGACCAGGGGGACGGCATCGAAGTCAAGCAGGGTTCGTGGGGCAACCTCATTGCGGAGAACGACGTCCACGACACCAACTATCCCTGCATCACGGTCTACGGCACGGCCGGCAAGCCGGTGAACGTCATCGAGCGCAACCTCTGCCGCCGCAGTGCCGACAACGCCATGCAGGTCCAGGGCGAGGCGATTGTCCGGAACAACGTCCTCATCGGCGCGAAAGGTTCCGCGTTCACCAGCACCGACCACCAGGGGAAAACCCTCAACCTGCAGGTGGTTCACAACACGATCATCAACATGGGGCGGGCGTTCAGCGGCGGATCGTGGAACGATCGCGAAGGGATGGTGCTGGCGAACAACGTCATCTACTCCCGCGACAAGGAAGCCCTGCACTTCGCGAACGGTCGCGCGGGGATCACGTTCGCCGGAAACATCATTTTTGACGCCGGCCGCAAGCTGGGAGGCGTTCCCGGCCGTGGCCTCGAAGACTTCACCAACCTTAGCTGGGATACCACCGCCGCCAACGCGAAGCCCACCGCGACCGCTCCGTTCGATCACGCCGACCCGAGGTATCTCCTGGAGACCGACTACCACGGCGCGAAACGCACGTCACCCACCAGCGGTGCAATCTCACGTTGA
- a CDS encoding AAA family ATPase translates to MPKPNRQFSRKQSRKTPNPNAPNLLRLDACQKRNLAWLWDQRIPLGKCSLLVGDADAGKTFLALDLAARVSRGVGVPPEAGLARPGQVLLMCADDDVEDTLLPRLQAAEADLSRIAILSASPRKARLKSQALLSLAKDFGQIEAALEELPECRLIVVDPINAYLRGLAGNNDIAIRQLLQKLTRLAREKNAAIVMTAHQRKQLASTAVHRPVGSVAFAAVARVVLVLAHDPHVAGRRLLVPAKMALHAAPTGRAFRIVAGRLEWEPEIVDFSADDLSLIIADDDEWNDARRAAKQWLLTLLEKKPLPAEEVKRLADERQMPWRVLWTAKKDCKVESQRNATDQRFYWKLPVYWMHDPEKFMPVFL, encoded by the coding sequence ATGCCAAAACCAAACCGCCAATTTAGCCGCAAACAGTCCAGGAAAACTCCCAACCCCAACGCCCCCAACCTCCTGCGTCTCGACGCCTGCCAGAAGCGCAACCTTGCGTGGCTTTGGGACCAGCGGATTCCGCTCGGGAAGTGTTCGCTTCTCGTCGGCGATGCGGATGCCGGGAAGACGTTTCTGGCTCTCGACCTGGCGGCTCGCGTTTCCCGCGGGGTTGGCGTTCCGCCGGAAGCCGGGCTCGCGAGGCCGGGGCAGGTGCTATTGATGTGTGCGGACGACGATGTGGAAGACACGCTGCTTCCGCGGTTGCAGGCGGCCGAGGCGGACCTGTCGCGGATTGCGATCCTTTCGGCCAGCCCGCGGAAGGCCCGGCTGAAGTCGCAGGCTCTTCTTTCGCTTGCCAAGGACTTCGGGCAGATCGAGGCCGCTCTCGAGGAGCTGCCTGAGTGCCGGCTGATCGTCGTCGACCCGATCAATGCGTACCTCCGCGGCCTGGCCGGCAATAACGACATCGCGATCCGGCAGTTGCTTCAGAAACTGACCCGGCTGGCCCGTGAAAAGAACGCGGCGATCGTGATGACGGCCCACCAGCGGAAGCAGCTGGCGTCCACGGCCGTGCATCGCCCGGTCGGGTCGGTGGCGTTCGCGGCCGTTGCGCGGGTCGTCCTGGTGCTGGCCCACGATCCGCACGTTGCGGGGCGGAGGCTGCTGGTTCCGGCGAAGATGGCGCTGCACGCTGCTCCGACGGGGCGGGCGTTCCGGATCGTGGCGGGCCGGCTGGAGTGGGAGCCGGAGATTGTCGACTTTTCGGCCGACGATCTGAGCCTGATCATCGCGGACGACGATGAATGGAACGACGCTCGCCGCGCGGCGAAGCAGTGGCTGCTGACGCTGCTGGAAAAGAAGCCGCTGCCGGCGGAGGAGGTGAAGCGGCTGGCCGATGAGCGGCAGATGCCGTGGCGCGTGCTGTGGACGGCGAAGAAGGACTGCAAGGTGGAATCGCAGAGGAACGCGACGGACCAGCGGTTTTACTGGAAGCTGCCGGTTTACTGGATGCATGACCCGGAGAAGTTTATGCCGGTGTTTTTGTGA
- a CDS encoding CocE/NonD family hydrolase gives MTVSRLLIVGLVSFLAAGLHAQAAEPVVFDGVVETHEMIPMRDGIRLSAFIYKPPGDGPWPVLLEQRYANGNDPGTQKYFARLAKAGYVTVLANFRGSQKSEGVWRGYRALGWGEQQDGYDLVEWLAAQPWSTGKVGSFGSSQAGFAQNFLAVTQPPHLAAQYMIDTGLSLFHEGYRIGGATKPQRFKTMDKVARVPEHNRELMAEWFRHPTYDSYWADEDCTRFFDRMNVPCFTIGSWYDFMCIGSIDSYVGRQHHGGPNSRGSQQLLIGPWLHGRNKEINRTGELTYPENAKFPMESHMLRWFDRYLKGVDNHVTREPTVRYYVMGALGEPDAPGNEWKTAPDWPIPATATAYFPHADGMLSTSPDESADSTVTWQADPHHPASIPTTAFPGARDARSFETQPNVLTFTTDVLSEPVEWTGLVQANLFVSSDAQDTDVIVRVSDVYPDGRSILITDYIRRARYREGYDREVFLTPGEPAEIKFNVGWLSQVFNKGHRIRVTIASTGAPFYEPNPNTGEPLTIDPPTNAVVANNRLHVNQQHTSKIIAPVARSATTSSRR, from the coding sequence ATGACTGTGTCTCGACTTTTGATCGTCGGTCTCGTCTCGTTCCTGGCCGCCGGTCTCCACGCACAGGCCGCCGAGCCCGTGGTCTTTGATGGCGTTGTCGAGACGCATGAGATGATCCCCATGCGTGACGGCATCCGCCTCTCGGCATTCATCTATAAGCCTCCGGGCGACGGTCCCTGGCCCGTCCTGCTCGAACAGCGGTATGCCAACGGCAACGATCCAGGAACGCAGAAGTATTTCGCCCGACTGGCCAAGGCCGGCTATGTGACCGTCCTCGCCAACTTCCGCGGCTCCCAGAAATCCGAAGGCGTCTGGCGTGGATATCGAGCGCTCGGCTGGGGAGAGCAACAGGACGGATACGACCTCGTCGAATGGCTCGCCGCCCAGCCCTGGTCCACCGGCAAGGTCGGATCGTTTGGCAGCTCCCAGGCTGGCTTCGCGCAGAATTTTCTCGCGGTGACGCAGCCGCCCCATCTCGCCGCCCAGTACATGATCGACACCGGGCTCAGCCTGTTCCACGAAGGCTATCGTATCGGCGGCGCGACAAAGCCTCAGCGTTTCAAAACGATGGACAAGGTCGCGCGCGTTCCCGAACACAACCGCGAGTTGATGGCCGAGTGGTTCCGTCACCCCACCTACGACAGCTATTGGGCAGACGAAGACTGCACCCGGTTCTTCGACCGCATGAACGTCCCCTGCTTCACCATTGGAAGCTGGTACGACTTCATGTGCATCGGTTCGATCGACAGCTACGTCGGACGCCAGCACCACGGCGGACCCAACTCCCGCGGATCGCAGCAGCTTCTCATCGGCCCCTGGCTGCACGGCCGCAACAAGGAGATCAACAGGACGGGAGAGCTGACGTACCCCGAGAACGCAAAGTTCCCGATGGAGTCGCACATGCTCCGCTGGTTCGACCGCTACCTGAAAGGCGTCGACAACCACGTCACGCGGGAACCGACCGTCCGCTACTACGTGATGGGAGCCCTCGGCGAACCCGATGCCCCCGGCAACGAATGGAAGACCGCCCCCGATTGGCCCATCCCAGCCACAGCGACCGCCTACTTCCCCCATGCCGATGGAATGCTCAGCACCTCACCTGATGAGTCTGCCGACTCCACCGTCACCTGGCAGGCCGACCCCCATCACCCGGCCTCGATCCCCACCACCGCCTTCCCCGGCGCCCGCGACGCCAGAAGCTTCGAAACGCAGCCGAACGTTCTCACGTTCACGACGGATGTGTTGTCGGAGCCCGTGGAATGGACCGGACTGGTTCAGGCGAATCTGTTCGTCTCGTCCGACGCCCAAGACACCGATGTCATCGTCCGCGTCAGCGACGTCTATCCCGACGGCCGGTCGATTCTCATCACCGATTACATCCGCCGCGCCCGATACCGCGAGGGCTACGACCGCGAAGTCTTCCTCACCCCCGGAGAACCGGCCGAGATCAAGTTCAACGTCGGCTGGCTCAGCCAGGTTTTCAACAAGGGCCATCGCATCCGTGTCACCATCGCCAGCACCGGGGCCCCGTTCTACGAGCCCAACCCCAACACCGGCGAGCCCCTCACAATCGACCCTCCCACGAACGCCGTCGTCGCGAACAACCGGCTCCATGTCAACCAGCAGCACACCTCAAAGATCATCGCCCCGGTGGCGCGGAGCGCCACCACGAGCTCTCGCCGTTAG
- a CDS encoding DUF1501 domain-containing protein gives MLRIGRQRALEGHGWTRRELIRAGALTAVGINLADLLRARSASAAESAPARSVILLWLWGGPSHLDTFDMKPGAPIEYRGPYAPIPTNVPGIDVCELLPQLARRADRYSIIRSLKGTSSDHGIAGTIGLTGSSDGGRSLGGKVEPGTVRATHGSVVSRVLGLSPDLPRFITIGGRLHQGKQPITGEAASSLGGMHDPFRLDYHPERGIEIPNLTLMDGLTPGGLESRERLLKEFDSLAARLDQSERLGRMDAYYQQAFSLLTRPSARAVFDLEQESGDLRRRYGRFRFGQCCLLARRLVEAGSRFVQVNWSSHVEPVEDTGDGGWDMHDRYFQQYQDRHAWMLDQAVSALLDDLSDRGLLAETIVLAVGEFGRTPRINNKSGRDHWEHVYSGLIAGGGLRMGKVVGESDRLGEHPASPPISTADLFSTVFHQIGIDTTRLTTSGILPQGSPIEDLR, from the coding sequence ATGCTGCGTATCGGTCGACAACGGGCACTGGAAGGTCACGGCTGGACCCGGCGCGAGCTCATTCGCGCCGGCGCCCTGACGGCTGTCGGCATCAATCTCGCCGACCTCCTTCGCGCCCGTTCGGCCTCCGCGGCCGAATCGGCCCCGGCGCGCTCCGTCATTCTGCTCTGGCTCTGGGGCGGACCCAGCCATCTCGACACCTTCGACATGAAGCCCGGGGCCCCGATCGAATATCGCGGCCCCTACGCCCCCATCCCCACCAACGTCCCCGGGATCGACGTCTGCGAGCTCCTCCCGCAACTTGCCCGCCGCGCCGATCGCTATTCCATCATCCGCTCGCTCAAGGGCACGTCGAGCGACCACGGCATCGCCGGAACCATCGGCCTCACCGGTTCGAGCGACGGAGGCCGCAGCCTCGGCGGAAAAGTCGAGCCCGGAACCGTTCGCGCCACGCACGGCTCCGTCGTCTCACGGGTCCTTGGACTGTCCCCCGATCTCCCGCGGTTCATCACCATCGGCGGCCGACTCCACCAGGGCAAACAGCCCATCACCGGCGAAGCGGCCAGCTCGCTCGGCGGAATGCACGATCCCTTCCGACTCGACTACCACCCCGAGCGCGGGATCGAGATTCCTAACCTGACGCTGATGGATGGCCTCACACCAGGGGGACTCGAATCGCGTGAACGCCTCCTCAAGGAATTTGACTCCCTCGCCGCGAGACTCGATCAGTCCGAACGCCTCGGACGCATGGACGCCTACTACCAGCAGGCGTTCTCCCTCCTCACCCGTCCCAGTGCCCGCGCCGTCTTCGACCTCGAACAGGAATCCGGCGACCTCCGCAGACGCTATGGGCGATTCCGCTTCGGGCAATGCTGCCTCCTGGCCCGGCGACTTGTCGAAGCCGGTTCGCGCTTCGTGCAGGTCAACTGGAGTTCTCACGTCGAGCCCGTCGAAGACACCGGAGACGGTGGCTGGGACATGCACGACCGCTACTTCCAGCAGTACCAGGATCGACACGCCTGGATGCTCGACCAGGCCGTCTCCGCCCTCCTCGATGACCTCTCTGATCGCGGCCTGCTCGCGGAAACCATCGTCCTCGCCGTCGGCGAGTTCGGCCGCACGCCCCGCATCAACAACAAATCCGGCCGCGACCATTGGGAGCACGTCTATTCCGGCCTCATCGCCGGCGGCGGACTGAGGATGGGAAAGGTTGTTGGTGAAAGCGATCGGCTCGGCGAACACCCCGCCTCTCCCCCGATCAGCACGGCCGACCTCTTCTCCACGGTCTTTCATCAGATCGGAATCGATACAACGCGGCTCACCACCAGCGGCATTCTTCCACAGGGCTCTCCCATCGAGGACCTCCGATGA
- a CDS encoding TolB family protein: MRPAWLLTSLCVVRLLVASAPASADDALWTRLTRDGAFKQRPVWSADGSLLVFARHSGSQICLFRRDLSKNSEERLTTSADPEYDAVFTPDGNSLLFSFDKTSPNQGDIEVYRLLLADRSLTPLATTTKGLSHEEWPSVSPDGKRFAFSSTRDGQQEIYTAPIEGGEWTRLTSDPGIDAHPAWSPDGKSIAFATNRWGDLEIALIRPDATGITRLTHSRGLDDYPAWSPDGQRLAWTSNRDGNFEIYVQPLEGTASNVTKSPALENFPAWTPEGRIGFVSNRDGGFDVYTAPTN, encoded by the coding sequence ATGAGGCCCGCGTGGCTGCTGACCTCCCTGTGTGTGGTCAGGCTCCTGGTGGCAAGCGCCCCGGCGTCCGCCGATGATGCTCTATGGACCCGACTGACGCGCGACGGAGCTTTCAAACAACGCCCCGTCTGGTCCGCCGATGGTTCACTTCTCGTCTTCGCCCGCCACTCCGGCTCCCAGATCTGCCTCTTTCGGCGCGACCTCTCAAAGAACTCCGAAGAACGACTCACCACATCCGCCGATCCGGAGTACGACGCCGTCTTCACTCCTGATGGGAACAGCCTCCTCTTCTCCTTCGACAAGACCTCCCCGAACCAGGGAGACATCGAGGTCTACCGCCTCCTCCTCGCCGACCGCTCGCTCACCCCTCTCGCGACGACCACAAAGGGTCTTTCCCACGAGGAGTGGCCCTCCGTTTCCCCGGACGGAAAACGCTTCGCGTTCTCATCCACTCGTGACGGCCAGCAGGAGATCTACACCGCTCCCATCGAAGGCGGAGAATGGACCCGGCTCACAAGCGACCCCGGCATCGATGCCCACCCCGCCTGGTCTCCGGATGGGAAATCGATTGCCTTTGCGACAAACCGCTGGGGCGACCTCGAGATCGCCCTGATCCGGCCCGACGCCACCGGCATCACCCGCCTCACGCACAGCCGCGGCCTCGACGATTATCCCGCCTGGTCCCCTGACGGCCAACGCCTCGCCTGGACCTCCAACCGCGATGGAAACTTCGAGATCTACGTGCAGCCCCTCGAGGGAACGGCTTCGAACGTGACGAAGAGCCCGGCCCTCGAAAACTTCCCCGCCTGGACTCCTGAGGGGCGCATCGGCTTCGTTTCCAACCGCGACGGTGGCTTCGACGTCTACACCGCCCCCACCAACTGA
- a CDS encoding alpha/beta hydrolase: MKPALPFLLVLASSATALAELPKNIPPAIPLWPAGAPGSEARAKEPEKMEGDNCVNVHNPTITPYVPDRDKATGTAVIICPGGGHSKLCLGHEGYALAEWFRDRGIAAFVLKYRLSKEPGSTYTLEDHAMADTRRAIRLIRSRASEWRILPDRVGILGFSAGGELAAYSAMKSDAGQKEAADEIERQSSRPDFQALIYPGKSATMTAEPGMPPVFLAAGYSDRPDISEGMATLYLKYKAAKVPAELHLYANAGHGFGYRPNAKPSAAARWPERFMEWLIDSGLLKVRDVK; encoded by the coding sequence ATGAAACCTGCGCTCCCCTTCCTGCTGGTTCTCGCCTCCTCCGCCACGGCTCTCGCCGAGCTCCCCAAGAACATCCCTCCAGCGATTCCCCTGTGGCCCGCAGGTGCCCCGGGCTCGGAAGCCCGGGCCAAAGAGCCCGAGAAAATGGAAGGCGACAACTGCGTCAACGTTCACAATCCGACGATCACGCCGTATGTCCCGGATCGCGACAAGGCGACCGGGACGGCCGTCATCATCTGCCCCGGAGGCGGACACTCGAAGCTCTGCCTTGGTCATGAGGGTTATGCGCTCGCCGAGTGGTTCCGCGACCGCGGCATCGCGGCCTTCGTCCTCAAGTACCGCCTGTCCAAAGAACCTGGCAGCACCTACACGCTCGAGGATCATGCGATGGCCGACACGCGCCGCGCGATTCGCCTCATTCGGAGCCGGGCCTCCGAATGGAGGATCCTGCCGGACCGGGTGGGGATCCTTGGATTCTCGGCGGGGGGTGAACTGGCGGCGTATTCAGCGATGAAGAGCGACGCGGGCCAGAAGGAGGCGGCGGACGAGATCGAGCGGCAGAGCAGCCGTCCCGATTTCCAGGCGCTGATCTATCCGGGGAAATCGGCGACGATGACTGCGGAGCCGGGCATGCCGCCGGTGTTTCTCGCAGCCGGCTACAGCGACCGGCCGGACATTTCGGAAGGGATGGCGACGCTGTACCTGAAGTACAAGGCCGCGAAGGTTCCGGCCGAACTGCACCTGTATGCCAACGCAGGTCACGGCTTTGGTTATCGCCCGAATGCGAAACCGAGCGCGGCCGCGCGGTGGCCGGAGCGGTTCATGGAATGGCTGATCGACAGTGGGCTGCTGAAGGTCCGCGACGTGAAATAA
- a CDS encoding DUF1501 domain-containing protein: MSAPGCSAGAHARHAFENFHGTTREGLVLESRRGMLKAGLAGVAGLSLTDLLRSRAQGAQAGSGKSVILLWMTGGPSHIDMWDMKPDRPRENRGPFLPIATSVPGIQICEHLPLQAAMMDKFTLIRSVDCQKSNHEPNMVMQTGNRDAAPRINPNGGKYPAFGSIISKFQGAKHPTMPPYVGFYRSPSHIAFGGYLGKQWDPFKGNEASRLPVYDLVGKNTGKVSSGEILESRGLSPERVQKRQSLIQQFDQVRAGMDRSGAVGAWDSYQQQAVDMVLGRRARDAFDLSKEDPSIRDKYGSHLWSQQALLARRLVQAGVRFVTIDLSYHTASGTWDNHGDNIPPYGGITKGLGPLLPLYDHLVTTLVSDLEAHGILDETLVISMGEFGRTPRIGTQQSTDGRDHWAQVMSMCLAGGGLRHGQVIGSTESDGGHIASRHVTPGDLAATIYRYMGVPLDAEYVDNTGRPYPIVMENGQPIGELF; the protein is encoded by the coding sequence ATGTCTGCCCCAGGTTGCAGTGCGGGCGCGCACGCGCGTCACGCCTTCGAGAATTTCCACGGCACGACGCGGGAAGGGCTCGTTCTCGAATCGCGGCGGGGAATGCTCAAGGCGGGTCTGGCCGGCGTGGCGGGGCTTTCGTTGACGGATCTGCTTCGCAGCCGTGCGCAGGGGGCCCAGGCCGGTTCGGGCAAGAGCGTGATCCTGCTGTGGATGACGGGCGGGCCGAGCCATATCGACATGTGGGACATGAAGCCCGACCGTCCGCGGGAGAACCGCGGGCCGTTCCTGCCGATCGCGACGTCTGTTCCCGGCATCCAGATCTGCGAGCATCTGCCGCTGCAGGCGGCGATGATGGACAAGTTCACGCTGATCCGGTCGGTCGATTGCCAGAAGAGCAATCACGAGCCGAACATGGTGATGCAGACGGGGAATCGCGACGCCGCGCCGCGGATCAATCCGAACGGCGGGAAGTACCCGGCGTTCGGTTCGATCATCTCGAAATTCCAGGGGGCGAAGCATCCGACGATGCCGCCGTACGTCGGCTTCTATCGCAGCCCGTCGCACATCGCGTTCGGAGGCTATCTCGGCAAGCAATGGGATCCGTTCAAGGGCAATGAGGCGTCGCGGCTGCCGGTGTATGACCTCGTCGGAAAAAACACGGGGAAGGTCTCTTCCGGCGAGATCCTCGAGTCGCGAGGCCTTTCCCCCGAGCGGGTGCAGAAGCGCCAGAGCCTGATCCAGCAGTTCGACCAGGTGCGGGCGGGAATGGATCGCAGCGGGGCCGTCGGCGCCTGGGATTCCTATCAGCAGCAGGCGGTCGACATGGTGCTCGGTCGCCGGGCCCGGGACGCGTTCGACCTGTCGAAGGAAGACCCGTCCATCCGCGACAAGTACGGCAGCCATCTGTGGAGTCAGCAGGCGTTGCTTGCGCGGCGGCTCGTGCAGGCGGGCGTGCGGTTCGTGACGATTGACCTCAGTTATCACACGGCGTCAGGGACGTGGGACAACCACGGCGACAACATTCCTCCCTACGGCGGGATCACGAAGGGGCTCGGCCCGCTCCTGCCGCTTTACGATCATCTCGTGACGACGCTGGTGAGCGACCTTGAGGCGCACGGCATTCTGGATGAGACGCTCGTGATCAGCATGGGGGAGTTCGGCCGGACGCCGCGGATCGGAACCCAGCAAAGCACCGACGGCCGCGACCACTGGGCGCAGGTGATGTCGATGTGCCTGGCGGGGGGCGGGCTCAGGCATGGGCAGGTGATCGGCTCGACCGAATCGGATGGCGGCCATATCGCGTCGCGGCACGTGACGCCGGGCGATCTGGCGGCGACGATCTACCGCTACATGGGGGTGCCTCTCGACGCGGAATATGTGGACAACACCGGGCGCCCGTATCCGATCGTGATGGAGAATGGGCAGCCGATTGGGGAGTTGTTCTGA
- a CDS encoding alpha/beta hydrolase, giving the protein MRLWTAATCVALFAGSLLSAEEADSRNSGTRPAVRGAARSNNDAELLKGATSHVYKSVNGTELKLYVFQPEGHQATDRRPAIVFFFGGGWKNGSPTQFASQSRYLASRGMVAIVADYRVKSRNDSTVEQSVADAKSAIRWVRSHSGELGIDANRIAAGGGSAGGHLAGITGTLEGGDQPGEDTSVSSRPDAMVMFNPALVLPSLEDLKKNGDPKDLTSRFSGDPAAVSPASHVKPGMPPAIIFHGKADNTVAYATAEQFTNLAVKAGNRCELCGYEGQGHGFFNWYRPGKEYFVKTLEKTDEFLASLGWLEGSPRVREFFARELAGSREK; this is encoded by the coding sequence ATGCGTCTCTGGACTGCTGCCACGTGCGTTGCCCTGTTCGCCGGATCGCTGCTGAGCGCGGAGGAGGCGGACTCCAGGAACTCCGGAACGCGACCGGCCGTCCGTGGAGCGGCGCGTTCGAACAACGACGCCGAGCTGTTGAAGGGAGCGACGAGCCACGTCTACAAGTCGGTCAACGGGACGGAGTTGAAGCTCTATGTCTTCCAGCCTGAAGGTCATCAGGCAACAGACCGGCGGCCGGCCATCGTGTTCTTCTTCGGAGGCGGGTGGAAGAATGGTTCGCCGACGCAGTTCGCATCGCAGAGCCGGTACCTGGCGAGCCGGGGGATGGTGGCGATCGTGGCCGACTACCGGGTGAAGTCGCGGAACGATTCGACAGTCGAACAGAGCGTGGCCGACGCGAAATCGGCGATCCGGTGGGTGCGAAGTCACAGCGGCGAGCTGGGAATCGATGCGAACCGAATCGCGGCGGGAGGGGGCTCGGCCGGCGGACACCTCGCGGGCATCACCGGGACTCTCGAAGGCGGGGATCAACCGGGAGAAGACACGTCCGTCAGCTCACGGCCCGACGCCATGGTGATGTTCAACCCGGCACTCGTGCTGCCCTCGCTCGAGGACCTCAAAAAGAACGGAGACCCGAAAGACCTGACGTCCCGTTTCTCCGGAGATCCCGCGGCCGTCTCGCCGGCGTCGCACGTGAAGCCGGGGATGCCGCCGGCGATCATCTTCCACGGCAAGGCGGACAATACGGTCGCTTACGCGACGGCCGAACAGTTCACCAACCTCGCCGTGAAGGCCGGGAACCGCTGTGAGCTGTGCGGCTATGAAGGACAAGGGCACGGCTTCTTCAACTGGTACCGCCCGGGCAAGGAGTACTTCGTGAAGACGCTGGAGAAGACGGATGAATTTCTGGCATCGCTGGGGTGGCTGGAGGGGAGCCCAAGGGTGAGGGAGTTCTTTGCCAGGGAACTGGCGGGCTCCCGGGAAAAGTGA
- a CDS encoding trimeric intracellular cation channel family protein, whose amino-acid sequence MPPDVFLLPPFFDYGATLCWAVSGALVGARRGYDLVGVFILALVSSTGGGLLRDGLFLQEGTPLLLRTPEYLSLVGFATACVMIFGKRLTSLPGFQRIVVLFDALGLGAYAVVGMNLSLVKGLNIPAAMLVGMVNATGGGILRSAISGREPHLFRPGKFEAVAALVGCGVYMTLRQGLATSPTVAAWITIAVVFVVRMGSVVYGVSTSAVNSFKDEWGQDRPLP is encoded by the coding sequence ATGCCACCGGATGTGTTTCTTCTGCCGCCGTTCTTCGATTATGGGGCGACGCTCTGCTGGGCGGTGAGCGGGGCACTGGTGGGAGCGCGACGGGGGTATGACCTTGTCGGGGTATTCATCCTGGCGCTGGTGTCGTCGACGGGCGGGGGCCTGCTGCGGGACGGCCTGTTTCTGCAGGAGGGAACGCCGCTGCTGCTCCGGACGCCGGAGTACCTTTCGCTGGTCGGGTTCGCGACGGCCTGCGTGATGATTTTCGGGAAGAGACTGACTTCGCTGCCGGGATTTCAGCGGATCGTCGTGCTGTTTGATGCGCTGGGCCTGGGCGCCTATGCGGTCGTCGGGATGAACCTGTCGCTGGTGAAGGGGCTGAACATCCCTGCGGCAATGCTGGTTGGAATGGTGAACGCGACGGGCGGGGGAATCCTGCGTTCGGCGATCTCGGGGCGCGAGCCGCACCTGTTCCGACCGGGGAAATTCGAGGCGGTCGCCGCACTGGTCGGATGCGGTGTGTACATGACGCTCAGGCAGGGCCTGGCGACGAGTCCGACGGTCGCCGCGTGGATCACGATCGCGGTCGTGTTTGTGGTGCGGATGGGGTCGGTGGTTTACGGCGTGAGCACGTCGGCGGTCAATTCGTTCAAGGACGAGTGGGGCCAGGACCGGCCGTTGCCGTGA